The following proteins are encoded in a genomic region of Laspinema palackyanum D2c:
- a CDS encoding cytidylyltransferase domain-containing protein has product MKRICTICARGGSKGVKNKNIRDLLGQPLIVYTLRQAQECQLFDIIAMSSDSQKILDIAQNYGVDILVNRPPELATDRSAKIPAIQHCVEEVERLSGQKFDVVVDLDATSPLRLPEDIQSAVSLLETEKISNVITGTPSRRSPYFNLVELGRDSVVRLSKPLNQPIVRRQDSPKCFDMNASIYVWQRDVLFNATTVFNPDTRLFLMPEERSIDIDSELDFEIVELLMRKKSIH; this is encoded by the coding sequence ATGAAACGAATCTGTACTATTTGTGCTCGTGGCGGTTCAAAAGGAGTCAAAAACAAAAATATTCGTGATTTGCTAGGACAACCCCTGATCGTCTATACTCTCAGGCAAGCACAAGAATGCCAGTTGTTCGATATAATTGCTATGAGTAGCGATTCGCAAAAGATTCTCGACATTGCTCAGAATTACGGTGTAGATATATTAGTAAATCGTCCTCCCGAACTGGCTACCGATCGGTCAGCTAAAATTCCCGCTATTCAGCATTGTGTGGAGGAAGTAGAACGACTTAGTGGGCAAAAGTTTGATGTAGTAGTTGATCTAGATGCTACTTCACCTTTGCGTTTGCCCGAAGATATCCAAAGTGCTGTTAGCCTACTAGAAACTGAAAAAATTAGTAATGTGATTACAGGAACTCCATCTAGAAGGTCTCCCTATTTTAATCTAGTAGAGTTAGGTCGTGATAGTGTAGTGCGCTTATCCAAGCCATTGAATCAACCAATCGTTCGTCGGCAAGATTCTCCAAAGTGTTTTGATATGAATGCTTCAATTTATGTTTGGCAGCGAGATGTGTTATTTAACGCAACCACAGTATTTAATCCTGATACTCGGCTTTTTCTGATGCCAGAGGAACGTTCAATCGACATTGATAGCGAACTAGATTTTGAAATTGTTGAACTTTTGATGAGGAAAAAATCAATTCATTAA
- a CDS encoding NAD-dependent epimerase/dehydratase family protein, whose amino-acid sequence MRNCVLITGGFGYLGGRIAVKLAQLPNYLVRLGSRRGHSPPVWLPQAETIAMDVVDPSSLAEAMIGVNAVVHLAAMNEHECIADPQKAILVNTLGTLNVLQAALAANVERFIYFSTAHVYGSPLAGHITEDIIPRPIHPYAITHHAAEDFVLAAHQKQEIIGIVVRLSNAFGTPIHLNVDRWTLLVNDLCSQAIQKKCLTLHSSGYQSRDFIALENVAFAVHHCLQLPIENIGDGLFNLGSGKSRTILEMAQLIANLCSEYLGFFPKIKRPEFLFKEEFKNNTLFFDSTKFFNTNFKASSYDKEEILNTLSLVSSTYN is encoded by the coding sequence ATGAGAAATTGTGTCTTGATCACCGGAGGATTTGGCTATTTGGGGGGACGGATAGCCGTTAAACTGGCTCAACTGCCAAATTATTTAGTTCGTTTAGGTAGTCGTAGGGGACATTCTCCACCAGTCTGGCTTCCTCAAGCAGAAACAATAGCTATGGATGTAGTTGATCCGTCATCTCTTGCAGAAGCAATGATCGGGGTCAATGCGGTTGTACATCTTGCTGCAATGAATGAACATGAATGTATTGCAGATCCCCAAAAAGCCATTTTAGTTAATACGCTAGGAACATTAAATGTATTGCAAGCTGCGCTTGCAGCTAATGTAGAACGATTTATTTATTTTTCAACAGCTCATGTCTATGGTTCACCTCTCGCTGGTCATATTACTGAAGACATCATACCCAGGCCGATTCATCCATATGCGATAACTCATCATGCTGCTGAAGATTTTGTTCTGGCTGCACATCAAAAACAAGAAATTATCGGTATTGTTGTCCGCTTATCCAATGCATTCGGAACACCAATTCACTTAAATGTTGATCGATGGACTTTATTGGTCAACGATTTGTGCTCACAAGCTATACAGAAGAAGTGTCTTACGTTACATTCATCAGGATATCAAAGTCGAGACTTTATTGCACTTGAGAATGTTGCATTCGCAGTACATCATTGTCTGCAATTACCGATAGAAAATATTGGTGATGGATTATTCAATCTTGGATCTGGAAAATCAAGGACAATATTGGAAATGGCACAACTTATTGCGAACTTGTGTTCTGAGTATTTAGGGTTTTTTCCAAAAATCAAGCGTCCTGAATTCCTCTTTAAAGAGGAATTCAAAAACAATACTCTCTTTTTTGACTCGACAAAATTTTTTAATACTAACTTCAAGGCTTCCAGTTATGACAAGGAAGAAATACTAAATACTTTATCTTTGGTGTCATCAACATACAACTAG
- a CDS encoding Gfo/Idh/MocA family protein: MKVLVVGYGSIGQRHVILLKELGCKVAVVSRRSSDCFPCFSNLTNALTDWQPNYVVIASRTSEHYEDIKVLITNNFNGSVLVEKPLFDTNIQIPKHNFYRSAVAYNLRFHPLLKKLKKILESALNVVTVTIYVGSYLPYWRSKTDYRTSYSAHRQAGGGVLRDLSHELDYVLWLFGSWRRLTAQGGKFSSLEIDSDDVYSILMETDCCPLVSIHMNYLDKVPRREIFVNTDSHTIHIDLCQNTMKINGDEEAISLEKDATYRSEHQVILDLDSNLATLCSFEEARETLFTIEASEQAAICHTWIER, encoded by the coding sequence ATGAAAGTTTTAGTGGTTGGTTATGGTTCGATTGGACAACGCCACGTTATTTTACTAAAAGAGTTGGGCTGTAAGGTCGCTGTAGTTAGTCGTCGCTCAAGTGATTGCTTCCCGTGTTTTTCTAATTTGACTAATGCTTTAACTGATTGGCAGCCGAATTATGTGGTCATCGCCAGCAGAACCAGTGAGCATTATGAAGATATTAAAGTTCTTATTACAAACAATTTTAATGGGTCAGTTTTAGTAGAAAAACCGTTATTTGATACAAATATTCAAATACCAAAACATAATTTTTATCGATCTGCTGTTGCTTACAATTTACGTTTTCATCCTTTATTAAAGAAGCTAAAAAAAATATTGGAATCTGCGTTAAACGTAGTAACAGTTACTATCTATGTCGGTTCTTATCTACCTTATTGGCGATCAAAAACAGACTATAGAACCAGTTATTCTGCTCATCGCCAAGCAGGAGGCGGTGTACTTAGAGACCTTAGCCATGAGTTAGATTATGTCTTATGGTTGTTTGGGTCTTGGAGACGGTTAACAGCACAAGGAGGAAAATTTAGTTCATTAGAAATCGATAGTGATGATGTTTACTCAATACTAATGGAAACGGATTGTTGTCCGTTAGTTTCTATTCATATGAATTATCTCGATAAAGTACCACGTCGAGAAATTTTTGTTAATACAGATAGCCATACAATACATATTGATTTGTGTCAAAACACAATGAAAATTAATGGAGATGAGGAAGCTATCTCGTTAGAAAAAGATGCAACTTATCGATCAGAACACCAAGTTATATTAGATTTAGATAGCAATCTTGCTACATTATGTAGTTTTGAAGAAGCTAGAGAAACTTTATTCACAATCGAAGCGTCTGAACAGGCAGCAATCTGTCATACTTGGATTGAGCGATGA
- a CDS encoding SDR family oxidoreductase has translation MSKISYRSLFDLTGQVAVVTGGAGILGQHFCAGLAESGAKVAVVDLQEAKAIELAKKIRDDYSNQAIGIGCDVSKSESVQAMVEQVISEFGEINILHNNAAGKSEDLNAFFASFEDYSLEQWRQIMSVNLDGMFLVAQAIGKQMVTQGKGGSIIQTASIYGVIAPDRRIYDGSFYLGRQIDSPAVYSASKSGVIGLTKYLAAYWADQKIRVNTLTPGGVESGQNSEFKQKYSARVPLARMAKPTEMVGALLYLASKASSYVTGQNIIVDGGLTTW, from the coding sequence ATGAGTAAAATTTCTTATCGAAGCTTATTCGATTTAACAGGCCAGGTTGCTGTTGTCACTGGAGGCGCTGGAATTCTAGGTCAGCATTTTTGTGCTGGACTTGCTGAATCTGGTGCTAAAGTAGCTGTGGTGGATTTACAGGAAGCCAAGGCAATTGAACTAGCTAAAAAGATTAGAGATGATTACTCAAATCAGGCGATCGGAATAGGTTGTGATGTATCTAAATCTGAATCTGTGCAGGCGATGGTTGAGCAAGTTATTTCTGAGTTTGGCGAAATTAATATCTTGCATAATAATGCCGCAGGTAAATCTGAGGATCTTAATGCTTTCTTTGCTTCCTTTGAAGATTACAGTTTGGAACAATGGCGACAAATTATGTCAGTCAACCTTGATGGAATGTTTTTAGTGGCTCAGGCGATCGGTAAACAAATGGTCACGCAAGGTAAAGGAGGTAGTATCATCCAAACGGCTTCAATATATGGAGTGATCGCTCCAGATCGTCGGATTTATGATGGTTCATTTTATCTAGGTCGCCAGATTGATAGCCCAGCAGTTTACAGCGCATCTAAATCTGGAGTTATCGGGCTAACAAAATATTTAGCCGCTTATTGGGCAGACCAGAAAATTCGTGTCAACACTCTCACCCCTGGCGGGGTAGAAAGCGGTCAAAATAGTGAATTCAAACAAAAATATTCAGCCAGAGTACCTTTGGCTCGAATGGCAAAGCCAACTGAAATGGTAGGAGCTTTACTATATTTAGCATCAAAAGCTTCAAGTTATGTCACAGGTCAGAATATAATTGTGGATGGTGGTTTAACTACTTGGTAA
- a CDS encoding class I SAM-dependent methyltransferase yields the protein MTYKVLDVGCGNRKRAGAIGIDINPRSQADVIHDLNITPYPFEESIFDEIYVDNVLEHLNDVIKTLEELYRIGKPNALVKIIVPYFRSRWSCIDPTHKHFFSADSMSYFDPDHIHCKLYDYSLARFKIEKRIFNETLKNSILKKIILMIANWKPSAYEWYLSHLYPLDDITFYLRVCK from the coding sequence ATGACTTATAAAGTTCTTGATGTGGGTTGCGGGAATCGGAAGAGAGCAGGGGCGATCGGCATAGATATCAATCCTCGATCGCAAGCTGATGTCATCCATGACTTAAATATAACTCCTTATCCATTTGAAGAATCTATATTCGATGAAATATATGTTGATAATGTACTAGAGCATCTCAATGATGTAATTAAAACACTAGAAGAACTTTACCGTATTGGAAAACCCAATGCCTTAGTTAAAATCATTGTTCCATATTTCAGATCGCGCTGGTCTTGTATCGATCCAACTCATAAGCACTTTTTTTCAGCAGATTCAATGAGCTATTTCGATCCAGATCATATTCACTGCAAGCTTTATGATTACAGTTTGGCTCGATTTAAAATTGAAAAGCGAATATTTAATGAAACTCTGAAAAATAGCATTTTAAAAAAAATAATTTTGATGATTGCGAATTGGAAACCAAGTGCTTATGAGTGGTATTTGTCACATCTATATCCTCTTGATGATATTACCTTTTATTTAAGAGTATGCAAATGA
- a CDS encoding dTDP-4-dehydrorhamnose 3,5-epimerase family protein: MIKDVKVTPLRQILDERGKVMHMLKVSDPNFQQFGEIYFSCIYPGAIKGWHIHKQMTLNYAVLHGHIKFVLYDERPESPTYGEIQELFLGPDNYCLVTVPPMIWNGFKGIGEEMAIVANCATIPHDPDEIERRDPFDPSIPYQWELKHR, translated from the coding sequence ATGATTAAAGATGTTAAAGTGACACCTTTACGTCAAATACTAGATGAGCGTGGTAAAGTCATGCATATGCTCAAAGTCAGCGATCCGAATTTTCAGCAATTTGGAGAAATTTACTTTTCCTGTATTTATCCGGGCGCAATCAAAGGATGGCATATTCATAAGCAAATGACACTGAACTACGCCGTACTTCATGGGCATATTAAGTTTGTGCTTTATGATGAGCGGCCAGAAAGTCCAACCTATGGAGAGATTCAGGAACTTTTTTTGGGTCCAGACAACTACTGTTTAGTAACCGTTCCTCCCATGATATGGAACGGATTTAAGGGAATTGGAGAAGAAATGGCGATCGTCGCCAATTGTGCTACCATTCCCCACGATCCAGATGAAATCGAGCGTCGCGATCCTTTTGACCCTTCTATTCCTTACCAATGGGAACTTAAGCATCGATGA
- the rfbF gene encoding glucose-1-phosphate cytidylyltransferase — MKTVILCGGYGTRIRDVSDDIPKPMISIGGLPILWHVMKYYSSYKFKDFILCLGYKGHSIKHFFLNYEAYTRDCTVTLGRNTSIEFHISHQETDWRITLAETGLETMTGGRIRKIKKYIENDENFLLTYGDGVSNVDLHALLAFHQNHGRILTVTGVRPPGRFGELMADKQGLVTEFNEKPQATEGRISGGFFVCRRELFDYLDDRDNLVFEQEPMKALVHDRQLAVYKHDDFWQCMDTYRDWQLLNKLLEQEQAPWLIW; from the coding sequence ATGAAAACTGTTATTCTTTGCGGTGGCTATGGCACTCGAATCCGTGATGTTAGTGACGATATTCCTAAACCAATGATTTCCATTGGCGGTCTACCGATTCTTTGGCACGTTATGAAATATTATTCTAGCTATAAATTTAAAGATTTTATTCTTTGCTTGGGTTATAAGGGGCATTCAATTAAGCATTTTTTCTTGAACTATGAAGCTTATACTCGTGATTGTACGGTTACTCTGGGAAGAAATACATCAATTGAGTTTCATATTAGTCACCAGGAAACAGACTGGCGGATTACGCTGGCAGAAACTGGGTTGGAAACAATGACAGGGGGTAGGATTCGGAAAATTAAAAAATATATAGAGAATGACGAAAATTTTTTATTAACTTATGGGGATGGAGTGAGTAATGTCGATCTCCATGCTTTGCTGGCATTTCACCAAAATCATGGCCGAATTCTAACCGTTACAGGAGTTCGTCCACCCGGTCGTTTTGGGGAACTGATGGCTGACAAACAAGGTTTAGTGACGGAGTTTAATGAAAAGCCACAGGCGACAGAAGGAAGGATTTCGGGTGGTTTTTTTGTCTGTCGGCGTGAGTTATTTGATTATTTAGACGATCGCGACAATCTTGTGTTTGAGCAGGAACCCATGAAAGCCTTGGTACATGATCGCCAACTTGCAGTTTACAAACATGACGATTTCTGGCAATGTATGGATACTTATCGGGATTGGCAGTTGTTGAATAAGTTGCTAGAGCAGGAGCAAGCCCCATGGTTAATCTGGTAA
- the rfbG gene encoding CDP-glucose 4,6-dehydratase, giving the protein MVNLVNTIASLRSKRILLTGDTGFKGSWLALWLAEAGAEVYGYALPPLREEDHFNLLGLRNRIDHFDGDIRDRDQLRRFFQQAQPEFVFHLGAQALVRESYQNPKATFDTNIGGSVNLLECVRETPSVKTLIYVTSDKCYRNREWIWGYRENDELGGRDPYSASKAAAEIVFSAYGDSFFASRPNFGYASVRAGNVIGGGDWSSDRIIPDCFRSIYHNKPIVLRHPKSTRPWQYVLEPLSGYLTLAGALTENPKQFSGAWNFGPHGEANRTVKELAQAMIDLWGSGQINVAQQDSDWHEAGLLHLNCDKSHHQLGWRPRWNFERTATETVDWYRAFLEGQSITQKSIEQIQRYTETIYD; this is encoded by the coding sequence ATGGTTAATCTGGTAAATACAATTGCATCTCTACGGAGTAAGCGAATATTGCTAACGGGCGATACTGGCTTTAAAGGCTCTTGGTTGGCTCTCTGGCTGGCTGAAGCAGGGGCAGAAGTATATGGCTACGCGCTGCCACCTCTAAGAGAAGAGGATCATTTCAATTTGCTGGGGTTACGCAATCGCATAGACCATTTTGATGGAGATATTCGCGATCGCGATCAACTCAGGCGCTTTTTTCAACAAGCTCAACCTGAATTTGTCTTTCATCTTGGAGCCCAAGCATTAGTACGAGAGTCTTATCAAAATCCGAAAGCAACCTTTGATACTAATATTGGGGGTTCAGTCAACCTACTGGAGTGCGTGCGGGAAACGCCATCTGTGAAAACTTTAATCTATGTGACTTCAGACAAGTGCTATCGCAATCGAGAATGGATTTGGGGCTATCGCGAAAATGATGAACTTGGTGGACGCGATCCTTATAGTGCCTCTAAAGCAGCAGCAGAAATTGTTTTTTCGGCCTATGGGGATTCGTTTTTCGCGTCACGCCCGAATTTTGGCTATGCCAGTGTTCGCGCTGGCAATGTGATTGGTGGAGGTGACTGGTCAAGCGATCGCATTATCCCAGACTGCTTTCGTTCTATTTATCATAATAAGCCAATCGTATTACGCCACCCAAAATCCACAAGGCCGTGGCAATATGTGTTAGAGCCGTTGAGTGGATATTTAACCTTAGCAGGTGCGCTTACAGAGAACCCAAAACAATTTTCAGGGGCTTGGAATTTTGGGCCGCATGGGGAGGCGAACCGTACAGTCAAAGAACTGGCTCAAGCGATGATTGACCTTTGGGGTTCAGGACAAATCAATGTGGCACAGCAGGATAGCGATTGGCATGAAGCAGGACTGCTGCATTTGAATTGTGACAAGTCTCATCATCAGTTGGGCTGGCGACCTCGTTGGAACTTTGAGCGTACTGCAACTGAAACAGTCGATTGGTATCGAGCTTTCTTAGAAGGTCAATCAATTACCCAAAAAAGTATCGAACAAATCCAGCGATATACAGAAACTATTTATGATTAA
- a CDS encoding glycosyltransferase, with translation MKIHYHSDCLFFAGCEKMLVNFWLNDNLRKKYKISFSYRKSKQYEQGLYAHLDPDFLIIPLKLPPLNWPSNHFLPPFKIISKAIRFTYRFLLGRFVFFLYEVWTFFCLFKKIKPDIVHLNNGGYPAARTVLSAAIAARLAGCQSIIMVVNNLAVPYNTIDRWLDCLLDRWVVQSTTQFITGSVAASERLASVLQLDSSQIGSIHNGISLREIKETKEQVRKKLGLTSNYSGVVFGVVALMIERKGHKILFEAIEILKKHHQHLGDDLILFLEGNGDLEKTLRNIVDRKRLNDVIKFIGNQENVFDFMNAIDALILPSIDNEDFPNVTLEAMALGKAVIATELAGTQEQIVDGETGYLVPPKNSKKLADAIQSLLNDRELIYRMGKAGQKRFEGYFSAEIAVDRYLNLYQSLHK, from the coding sequence ATGAAAATTCATTATCATTCTGACTGTCTATTCTTTGCTGGTTGTGAAAAAATGTTAGTTAATTTCTGGCTCAACGATAATCTCAGAAAAAAGTATAAAATTAGCTTTAGTTACAGAAAATCAAAACAATATGAACAGGGTTTATATGCCCATCTAGATCCTGATTTTTTAATTATCCCCTTGAAATTACCTCCCCTGAACTGGCCTAGCAATCATTTTCTTCCACCCTTCAAAATTATTTCTAAAGCGATACGCTTTACCTATCGTTTTCTTTTGGGAAGATTTGTATTCTTTCTCTATGAAGTTTGGACGTTTTTTTGTTTATTTAAAAAAATCAAGCCTGATATTGTCCATTTGAATAATGGCGGATATCCTGCTGCAAGAACAGTTCTATCGGCTGCCATAGCTGCTCGTCTAGCAGGATGTCAATCAATCATAATGGTAGTCAATAATCTTGCTGTTCCTTATAACACGATCGATCGATGGCTAGACTGCTTATTAGATAGATGGGTAGTGCAATCTACTACCCAATTTATTACTGGTTCTGTTGCTGCATCTGAACGACTTGCATCTGTTTTACAACTTGATTCATCTCAAATTGGATCAATTCATAATGGTATTAGTTTACGAGAGATAAAAGAAACCAAGGAACAAGTAAGAAAAAAACTTGGCTTGACAAGCAATTATTCAGGAGTAGTGTTTGGTGTTGTTGCGTTAATGATCGAGCGAAAAGGACATAAAATCCTTTTTGAAGCCATAGAAATTCTCAAGAAACATCATCAACATCTAGGAGATGACTTGATTTTGTTTCTAGAAGGCAACGGTGATTTAGAGAAAACACTTAGAAACATTGTTGATCGGAAAAGACTTAACGACGTTATCAAGTTTATCGGAAATCAAGAGAATGTTTTTGATTTTATGAATGCGATAGATGCTTTGATTCTACCTTCTATAGATAATGAAGACTTTCCCAATGTTACTCTGGAGGCAATGGCATTAGGAAAAGCAGTAATTGCTACTGAGTTGGCAGGTACACAGGAACAAATAGTTGATGGAGAAACTGGTTATCTGGTTCCCCCCAAAAACTCAAAAAAATTAGCTGATGCAATTCAAAGCCTGTTGAATGATCGAGAACTTATCTATCGTATGGGAAAAGCTGGACAGAAGCGTTTTGAAGGCTACTTTTCTGCTGAAATTGCTGTAGATAGATATCTGAATCTTTATCAATCACTACACAAATAA
- a CDS encoding class I SAM-dependent methyltransferase: MKKPYLSPLRPIFIVEYNLHRQISKAVDKVIKSDQTGERWLDYGCGNRPYEYLFSGKAEYIGIDVEVSGRDKTLKLADYHYDGQRIPEKDCSFDGILTTQVLEHVVEPETYLVEAFRVLKPGGNLILSAPFVYQEHEQPYDFYRFSSFQIIKMLTKVGFEVVECKKTTCGLEAIAQLLSVWCISNLRPPIRGGLA, from the coding sequence ATGAAAAAGCCTTATTTGTCACCATTGAGGCCAATTTTTATTGTTGAATATAATTTACACAGACAAATCTCAAAAGCGGTAGATAAAGTCATAAAATCGGATCAAACAGGAGAAAGATGGCTGGATTATGGTTGCGGAAACCGCCCTTATGAGTATTTGTTTAGTGGAAAAGCAGAATATATTGGGATAGATGTCGAAGTTTCTGGTAGAGATAAGACATTAAAATTAGCAGATTACCATTATGATGGCCAGAGAATTCCTGAGAAAGATTGCTCTTTTGATGGAATTTTAACTACGCAAGTTCTTGAGCATGTGGTTGAGCCTGAAACCTATTTAGTGGAAGCTTTTCGAGTTTTAAAACCTGGTGGAAACTTAATTTTATCTGCACCATTTGTTTATCAAGAGCATGAACAACCGTATGATTTTTATCGATTTTCTAGCTTTCAAATTATTAAAATGCTTACTAAAGTAGGATTTGAAGTAGTTGAGTGTAAAAAAACAACTTGTGGGCTGGAAGCTATTGCTCAATTACTTTCAGTGTGGTGCATATCTAATCTTCGACCCCCAATCAGGGGGGGACTCGCCTAG
- a CDS encoding glycosyltransferase family 2 protein, whose protein sequence is MPTYNHGHYIGRAIKSLLDQTYQHWELIIINNFSTDDTVSIVRECQDQRIRLINFRNNGIIAASRNYGIQHAKGTYIAFLDSDDWWTSQKLEICVPQLEQGFDICSHDLWLVKSENQRFLRRRLRSRSVSLPVYDDLLYNGNGLLNSSVVVKAEILKQIGGQSEDPELIAAEDYDCWLRIAQETDKFIYIPKVLGYYWVGGDNISNPQRLLVFSNRLYFLYMRPYTQIHKIEPPVWWLYCLSKANFLIGNDKDCQHFLLLLLLRSTDLIVSIKVLYMLIIVLMRGTFSLVSKKI, encoded by the coding sequence ATGCCCACTTACAATCATGGACATTACATTGGTCGGGCAATAAAATCATTGCTTGATCAGACTTATCAGCATTGGGAATTAATAATTATAAATAATTTTTCTACTGATGATACAGTTTCTATTGTTAGGGAATGTCAAGATCAGCGCATTCGGCTAATCAACTTTAGAAATAATGGAATAATAGCCGCATCCCGTAATTATGGAATACAACACGCAAAAGGAACTTACATTGCATTTCTTGATTCTGATGACTGGTGGACTTCCCAAAAGCTAGAGATATGTGTGCCACAACTAGAACAGGGATTTGATATTTGTTCCCATGATTTATGGCTTGTTAAGTCGGAAAATCAACGCTTTTTACGGCGAAGATTACGTTCCCGTTCGGTTTCTCTTCCTGTCTATGACGACCTGCTTTATAATGGCAATGGACTTCTTAACTCTAGTGTTGTCGTAAAAGCTGAAATACTAAAACAAATTGGTGGGCAGTCTGAAGATCCAGAACTCATTGCAGCAGAAGATTATGACTGTTGGCTTCGGATTGCTCAAGAGACTGATAAATTCATCTATATTCCCAAGGTATTAGGCTATTATTGGGTTGGAGGAGATAATATAAGTAATCCCCAACGTTTATTGGTTTTTTCAAACCGCTTATACTTTTTGTATATGCGCCCATACACTCAAATTCATAAAATAGAGCCCCCTGTATGGTGGTTGTATTGCTTATCCAAAGCCAATTTTCTCATTGGCAACGACAAAGATTGTCAACATTTTCTGTTGTTACTGTTACTTAGATCGACTGATTTAATTGTTAGTATCAAGGTGTTATATATGCTAATAATTGTGTTAATGAGGGGAACATTCTCTTTGGTAAGTAAAAAAATCT
- a CDS encoding NAD-dependent epimerase/dehydratase family protein, producing MQTFLITGATGFIGTTLRKRLIDSGYKVVALTRNPSFRSSSDHVVVDLRDRDALSEAINCVKPHVVFHLAADKTRFFGDYSGFKKSVEVNLLGTMNLVESCLKTSQVNRFIMLGTCEEYGNGQAPFQENQREMPISSYSYSKTAATHLLQTLHRTIDFPAVILRPTIVYGAGQGRDMFLPALIESLLSGQVFKMTHGNQSRDYIYINDLVEACCAAIESDVIGQVINIGSGRALPIREIALLAAYLIGNEADKLLDFGALPERKNEIRNYSVNLEAATQYLRWRPQVSLVEGLRLTIESYRKYFYENSLSF from the coding sequence TTGCAAACATTTCTTATTACTGGTGCAACAGGTTTTATTGGAACCACATTAAGAAAGCGATTGATAGATTCGGGCTATAAAGTTGTTGCATTAACTCGCAATCCATCTTTTCGCTCTTCTTCCGATCATGTAGTAGTAGATTTGCGCGATCGCGATGCTTTGAGCGAGGCTATTAATTGTGTCAAACCCCATGTTGTCTTTCATCTTGCGGCAGACAAAACTAGATTCTTCGGAGACTATTCTGGTTTTAAAAAAAGTGTCGAAGTAAATCTGCTCGGCACAATGAATCTAGTGGAAAGTTGTCTTAAAACTTCTCAAGTGAATCGATTTATCATGCTTGGCACCTGTGAGGAGTATGGAAATGGGCAAGCTCCTTTTCAGGAGAATCAGCGAGAGATGCCAATATCATCGTATTCATATTCTAAGACGGCAGCAACTCATCTGCTTCAAACTCTTCATCGAACAATAGATTTTCCAGCGGTTATATTGAGACCAACGATAGTGTACGGAGCTGGACAGGGGCGAGATATGTTTTTACCAGCCTTAATTGAATCCCTTCTCTCTGGCCAAGTGTTTAAAATGACTCATGGAAATCAAAGCCGAGATTATATTTATATTAACGATCTTGTTGAAGCTTGTTGTGCGGCGATCGAGTCTGATGTAATTGGACAAGTTATTAACATTGGCAGTGGTCGTGCTTTGCCCATTCGTGAAATTGCTCTTCTGGCAGCATATTTAATTGGTAATGAAGCAGATAAATTACTAGATTTTGGGGCTTTACCTGAGCGAAAAAATGAGATCAGAAATTATTCAGTAAATTTAGAAGCCGCCACCCAGTACCTTCGGTGGCGACCGCAAGTAAGTCTAGTGGAAGGTCTAAGATTAACAATTGAAAGTTACCGCAAGTATTTTTATGAAAATTCATTATCATTCTGA